The following are encoded together in the Salvia splendens isolate huo1 unplaced genomic scaffold, SspV2 ctg40, whole genome shotgun sequence genome:
- the LOC121790067 gene encoding metal tolerance protein 10-like isoform X2 — translation METIHESGALADALTEDQLKQLAKSERLAVHISNAANLVLFIAKVYASLESRSLAVIASTMDSFLDLLSGLILWFTAYAMKNPNQYHYPIGKKRMQPVGIIVFASVMATLGLQIILESVRQLIAKNGPEMNHNQEMWMIGIMVSVTVVKFVLMVYCRRFKNEIVRAYAQDHFFDVITNSVGLATAVLAVRFYWWIDPTGAMIIAIYTINTWSRTVFENVRSLIGRTAPPDFLTKLTYLIWNHHEEIQHIDTVRAYTFGTHYFVEVDIVLPQNMMLGEAHNIGETLQEKLEQLSEVERAFVHIDFEFTHRPEHKSKV, via the exons CAAAGAGTGAGAGGCTAGCTGTTCACATATCTAATGCTGCCAATCTGGTCCTTTTTATTGCAAAAGTGTATGCTTCACTTGAGAGCAGATCTTTAGCTGTCATTGCATCAACTATGGACTCTTTCCTTGACCTATTATCTGGGCTGATCTTGTGGTTTACGGCCTATGCTATGAAAAATCCTAACCAGTATCATTATCCAATTGGAAAGAAAAGGATGCAGCCAGTG GGCATCATTGTTTTTGCTTCTGTTATGGCAACACTGGGATTACAAATTATACTTGAGTCTGTTCGGCAACTGATAGCTAAG AATGGGCCTGAGATGAACCATAACCAAGAGATGTGGATGATAGGGATCATGGTATCTGTAACCGTAGTGAAGTTCGTGCTTATGGTTTATTGTCGCCGATTCAAGAATGAAATTGTCAGAGCCTATGCTCAAGATCATTTCTTTGATGTGATCACCAACTCTGTCGGATTAGCCACTGCTGTTTTGGCTGTCCGTTTCTACTGGTGGATAGATCCTACTGGAGCCATGATC ATTGCAATTTACACAATCAACACATGGAGTAGGACAGTTTTCGAAAACGTGAGGTCGCTAATTGGAAGAACAGCACCTCCAGATTTCCTCACAAAACTGACGTATCTGATATGGAATCATCATGAAGAAATTCAGCACATTGACACAGTTAGGGCATACACATTTGGTACTCATTATTTCGTGGAGGTTGACATTGTGCTGCCGCAAAACATGATGTTGGGCGAAGCACATAACATCGGCGAAACGCTACAAGAAAAGCTGGAGCAACTGTCCGAGGTGGAGAGAGCATTTGTGCACATTGACTTCGAGTTCACTCATAGACCGGAGCACAAGAGCAAAGTCTGA